GGGCGTGGCGAGCAGCACCGCCTCCCTGGCCACGCTGTCGTTGATATCGAACTCGACCGAGACCTGGTGACCCAGGGCCTCCAGTTCGACAAACAGCCGTTGAGTGAGGCTGTTGAAGGCGTGACTTAAAAACAGGATTCGCATATCAGGGCCTTTTTAGCAGATTCTGGGGAGCTGCTCGCCGGTAAGCCAATCGACCACCCGGCTGCCGCCGAACAGTGTCTCCATCTGCACAAAGTGATGGGGATCTTCAATCACCCGTCCGATAACGGCACTCTCCCCACCCAGTGGATGAGCCCGCATCACCGGCAGCAGACGCTCAGCATCCGCCTCGGAACAGATACAGATCAGTTTGCCCTCATTGGCCACATAGAGGGGATCCAGACCCAACAGCTCGCAGGCCGAGGCGACAGCGGGCTTGACCGGTATCTCGGCCTCGCTCAACTGCATGCCCACTTGTGATTGCTGGGCCAGCTCATTCAGCGTGGTGGCCAGACCACCCCGGGTTGGGTCGCGCAGAGAGTGGATATCCGGCGCCACCGCCACCATCTGTTCAACCAGGGTGTGGAGTGCGGCTGAGTCGGAGGTAATGGAGGTTTCAAACTCCAGGTTCTCCCGGCTCGACATGATGGTGACCCCATGATCACCCATACTGCCGCTAACGATGATCAAATCCCCCGGCACGGCCCGGTCACCGGAGATATCGATCCCCTGGGGCACCACCCCGATACCGGTGGTGGTGATGAATACACCATCCCCTTTGCCCTTCTCCACCACCTTGGTGTCGCCGGTCACAACCGGCACACCCGCTTCATTGGCGGCTCGACTCATG
This portion of the Candidatus Thiodiazotropha endoloripes genome encodes:
- the hypE gene encoding hydrogenase expression/formation protein HypE, which encodes MNAQVKPFTLRLDTRKGKVDMTHGSGGRAMAQLIQELFLKHFDNELLRQANDQASFDVHAGRMVMSVDGHVISPLFFPGGDIGSLAVHGTINDVAMSGARPTYLSAGFILEEGFPLADLERIVISMSRAANEAGVPVVTGDTKVVEKGKGDGVFITTTGIGVVPQGIDISGDRAVPGDLIIVSGSMGDHGVTIMSSRENLEFETSITSDSAALHTLVEQMVAVAPDIHSLRDPTRGGLATTLNELAQQSQVGMQLSEAEIPVKPAVASACELLGLDPLYVANEGKLICICSEADAERLLPVMRAHPLGGESAVIGRVIEDPHHFVQMETLFGGSRVVDWLTGEQLPRIC